Proteins encoded together in one Cytophagia bacterium CHB2 window:
- a CDS encoding YajQ family cyclic di-GMP-binding protein: MPSFDIVSDVDLQEVDNALNNTKKELATRYDFRGSHTTLELNKKEMKIELHTEDEMKARAVREILSIHLAKRKIDPRAVEFGEVEPGQGKTVKVEIKIKKGLDKDTAREIVKLIKDSKLKVQAAIQDEQVRVTGKKIDDLQAVIKLARESNVKVPLQYVNMKS, translated from the coding sequence ATGCCATCGTTTGACATTGTCAGCGACGTGGATTTGCAGGAAGTCGACAACGCGCTCAACAATACCAAAAAAGAATTGGCGACGCGCTACGACTTTCGCGGCTCCCACACCACGCTCGAACTCAACAAAAAAGAAATGAAGATCGAACTGCACACGGAAGACGAGATGAAGGCGCGCGCGGTGCGCGAAATTCTGTCGATTCATCTGGCCAAGCGCAAAATCGACCCGCGCGCTGTGGAGTTCGGCGAAGTCGAACCCGGACAGGGCAAAACCGTCAAAGTCGAGATCAAAATCAAAAAAGGCCTGGATAAAGACACCGCGCGCGAGATCGTCAAACTGATCAAAGATAGCAAACTCAAAGTGCAGGCCGCGATCCAAGACGAGCAAGTGCGTGTTACCGGCAAAAAAATCGATGATCTTCAGGCCGTCATCAAACTCGCGCGCGAAAGCAATGTAAAAGTTCCGTTGCAGTACGTCAACATGAAAAGCTGA
- a CDS encoding HEPN domain-containing protein: protein MKKAQDNLALAKYCFENGYYDASANRAYYAAFQAAISALAVTGITSSKPEHKWTQSTFNSELIKRRKIYPSRLGSYFVEMIRIRIRAFYSDEPISKKAASRQVAKVEDFVTTIAKEL, encoded by the coding sequence TTGAAGAAGGCGCAAGACAATCTCGCTCTGGCAAAATACTGCTTTGAAAACGGCTACTACGACGCCTCGGCCAACCGCGCGTATTATGCCGCTTTTCAGGCGGCAATCTCAGCGCTGGCGGTTACGGGAATCACCAGTTCAAAACCCGAACACAAATGGACGCAATCTACTTTCAACTCCGAGTTAATCAAGCGACGAAAAATCTATCCCAGCAGATTGGGTTCATATTTTGTTGAGATGATAAGAATTCGAATCAGAGCATTTTATTCGGATGAACCCATCAGCAAGAAAGCCGCATCACGGCAGGTTGCCAAGGTGGAAGATTTCGTGACCACCATAGCGAAGGAGTTGTAA
- a CDS encoding 1-acyl-sn-glycerol-3-phosphate acyltransferase — MIDAKPFARFHARRRIIENNSVSGLRTAYLTVMTLLALITGMLVIIAVSILTLGQAKNFLVSKFGGWMGRFVLFCAGVKIKFEYLQKPTPHPAIYIGNHSSTLDIFLILTMQLPAVRFVAKHEFLYNPPFAIMGLLTGQIFIKRQDSERAIATLNRAYARIRRQRLSLFLMPEGTRMEHGQIGPFKKGAFRMAMDLQYPIVPIYFGGARRLCPGKSLQVRRGTVLLRFNPAVDTRDWTPENLDENVARVHADYLRWHEEFNQNYEAMLSAF; from the coding sequence TTGATCGACGCCAAACCGTTTGCACGATTCCACGCCAGGAGACGCATCATCGAAAACAATTCTGTCAGCGGGCTGCGCACCGCTTATTTGACCGTCATGACGCTGCTGGCGCTGATCACCGGCATGCTTGTCATCATCGCCGTCAGCATACTGACGCTCGGGCAGGCAAAAAATTTTCTCGTCTCGAAATTCGGCGGCTGGATGGGACGCTTCGTCTTGTTTTGTGCCGGGGTCAAAATCAAGTTCGAATATCTGCAAAAACCCACGCCACATCCCGCGATTTACATCGGCAATCACAGTTCGACGCTGGATATTTTTTTGATTCTGACCATGCAATTGCCGGCGGTGCGTTTCGTGGCGAAACATGAATTTCTCTATAACCCGCCGTTTGCGATTATGGGACTGCTCACCGGCCAGATCTTTATCAAACGCCAGGACTCCGAGCGCGCCATTGCCACGCTCAACCGCGCTTACGCGCGCATTCGCCGGCAACGCCTCTCGCTGTTTCTGATGCCGGAGGGCACACGCATGGAACACGGCCAAATCGGGCCGTTTAAAAAGGGCGCGTTTCGCATGGCGATGGATCTGCAATATCCCATCGTGCCGATTTATTTTGGCGGTGCGCGGCGGTTGTGTCCGGGAAAATCGCTGCAAGTGCGCCGCGGCACCGTGCTGCTGCGTTTCAATCCCGCCGTGGATACGCGCGATTGGACGCCCGAAAATCTGGATGAAAACGTCGCGCGTGTGCATGCCGATTATCTACGGTGGCACGAAGAGTTCAATCAAAACTATGAGGCAATGCTGTCGGCTTTTTGA
- a CDS encoding DUF2914 domain-containing protein, producing the protein MFETQISAFKQRIAEYRKKSDEYYQKKLQQGRQLKEKGEATYRRYEKYIPVIAFVAGFLYDSLTLTRIDAWIDNVILLVYTLLAGVLLIILGRVERGQLRAPWLSARLEWVTFALHFLFGSLLSSYVVFYFKSAAVADAYLFIGLLVALMLANEFFAHRFQSVRTLGAIYFFCSFAFLTFFLPVVTRVMNAFMFLLSGVLSLLLMAGIWFAIYGKDMAGFKRDLRTLLKTPLVIFAVQIIFYFFNWMPPVPLALKDGGIYRSVRRVDERYEVKYTQPRWWQFYKDDDRNFAYSPGDSIYCFAAIFAPTDLKQRIVHHWQKKNEEGDWVTRDQIAYTARGGRDGGWRWFTRKRNAEPGKWRVEVRTESGRLLGRISLNIYEASEKPTDFKVDHL; encoded by the coding sequence ATGTTTGAAACCCAAATTTCCGCTTTTAAGCAACGCATTGCAGAGTACCGAAAAAAATCAGACGAATATTATCAAAAAAAATTACAACAAGGCCGGCAACTCAAGGAAAAAGGCGAAGCGACCTACCGGCGCTACGAAAAATATATCCCGGTCATCGCATTCGTCGCGGGTTTCTTATACGATTCACTCACTCTCACGCGCATCGATGCCTGGATCGACAATGTCATCCTGCTGGTTTATACGCTGCTCGCCGGCGTGCTGCTCATCATTCTCGGGCGGGTGGAACGCGGCCAGTTGCGCGCGCCCTGGCTCAGCGCCCGCCTGGAATGGGTTACGTTCGCGCTGCATTTTTTGTTCGGCAGCTTGTTGTCGAGTTATGTTGTGTTCTACTTCAAAAGCGCGGCGGTGGCGGACGCATATTTGTTCATCGGTCTGCTGGTGGCCTTGATGCTGGCCAATGAATTTTTCGCGCACCGCTTCCAAAGCGTGCGCACGCTGGGCGCGATTTATTTTTTCTGTAGTTTTGCTTTTCTCACGTTTTTTCTGCCGGTGGTGACGCGCGTCATGAATGCCTTCATGTTTTTGCTCAGCGGCGTGCTGAGCCTGCTGCTGATGGCGGGCATCTGGTTTGCGATTTACGGCAAAGACATGGCGGGCTTCAAACGGGATCTCCGCACATTGCTCAAAACGCCGTTGGTGATTTTTGCGGTGCAGATCATTTTTTATTTTTTCAATTGGATGCCGCCGGTGCCGCTTGCCTTAAAAGACGGAGGCATCTATCGCAGTGTGCGCCGGGTTGACGAACGCTATGAAGTCAAATATACCCAGCCGCGCTGGTGGCAATTCTACAAAGACGACGATCGTAATTTTGCCTACTCGCCCGGCGATTCGATTTATTGTTTTGCCGCCATTTTTGCGCCCACGGATTTGAAACAGCGCATCGTGCATCATTGGCAAAAGAAAAACGAGGAGGGCGATTGGGTCACGCGCGATCAAATTGCCTACACCGCGCGCGGCGGCCGCGATGGCGGCTGGCGCTGGTTCACGCGCAAGCGCAACGCCGAACCGGGCAAGTGGCGCGTCGAAGTCCGCACCGAAAGCGGGCGCCTGCTCGGACGCATCTCCTTGAACATTTATGAAGCCTCGGAGAAACCAACTGATTTTAAGGTTGACCATTTGTAA